In Daphnia pulicaria isolate SC F1-1A chromosome 5, SC_F0-13Bv2, whole genome shotgun sequence, a single genomic region encodes these proteins:
- the LOC124340980 gene encoding uncharacterized protein LOC124340980 has translation MDSSEEISDNILSYLENFRDSDTSMIEGENVSTATDNDIKNESELDNSLNPLTSPSLKSAFSSKKLEWDSSADVGCIPLKTAQFKSRLSTLERMALSNSASKLCLDEDEQSLALIAKIDRVLAKSRSIAKISNSKPSRKLQKLSTWPSVGSSSNGSTDTVIPVIPDSKKGPKQNVPEESHPEKAPKPNVKFPPSHSNEEHQSQHFKRSHASRLSKPQLQRSKSTPRYEELASELFITRSVASEELDLYAGNERPGSSFLATPPNFADSDRDQASNQCRCVSDDFSESTTCPTHTSLSSEHTRRMRREALGELQVYRNLKEHLKNLKDYVSQLEQTWKFLDQKTSTVHSRTREGEPPRHSRSKPRKATVPSFHELPPSSRSSDSQISESSQSTVVNSIVSLKSDRSFELERLNLHDTDSTEETQQPTRKSKSKCCNHCSLKTKSAPVVHKKIISEIGVQTSEYRSRSSSSVGSHVVVPQREPIAYDISLENRPKPQERPRNKTTLQEALKTRRPDFLHDSELRRKTIQEISEMRRMGMLDSNFAPHLFTYQELRKRTEELYRQLPEFRNRNKDHQSRETIVTNRIKASVFQKKLQSRVLQGQLNLPHSTCL, from the exons ATGGATTCAAGTGAAGAGATTAGTGATAACATCCTTTCTTACTTGGAAAACTTTAGAGATAGTGACACTTCAATGATTGAAGGGGAAAACGTTTCCACAGCAACCGATAACgacattaaaaatgaatcagaGTTGGATAATAGTCTCAACCCCTTGACTTCACCGTCTTTGAAGTCAGCGTTCTCGTCCAAAAAACTCGAATGGGATTCTAGTGCTGATGTCGGGTGTATTCCACTTAAAACAGCTCAATTCAAATCTAGATTGAGCACTCTGGAGAGAATGGCATTGAGTAACTCTGCATCCAAGCTCTGTTTAGATGAAGATGAACAAAGTCTGGCCCTCATTGCCAAAATTGACCGTGTTCTGGCAAAGAGTAGAAGTATAGCCAAGATCAGCAACAGTAAACCGTCAAGGAAACTGCAGAAGCTGTCCACCTGGCCCAGTGTCGGGAGCAGTTCAAATGGATCTACTGACACTGTGATACCAGTTATCCCCGATTCAAAGAAAGgaccaaaacaaaatgtgcctGAAGAATCTCACCCTGAAAAAGCCCCCAAACCAAATGTCAAATTCCCCCCGTCACATAGTAATGAAGAACATCAGTCTCAACACTTTAAACGTTCCCATGCTTCTCGCTTGTCAAAACCCCAATTGCAAAGATCCAAAAGCACACCACGATATGAAGAACTTGCTTCTGAACTTTTTATTACCCGTTCTGTGGCCAGTGAAGAGCTTGACTTGTATGCAGGAAATGAAAGGCCTGGCAGTTCTTTCTTGGCTACTCCTCCTAATTTTGCCGACAGTGACAGAGATCAGGCTTCCAACCAGTGCCGCTGTGTTTCTGATGATTTCTCTGAATCTACAACCTGTCCGACTCACACCAGCTTATCTTCCGAACACACAAGACGTATGCGGAGAGAAGCGTTGGGTGAACTCCAAGTTTACAGAAACCTCAAGGAACATTTAAAGAATTTGAAAG ATTATGTTTCTCAGTTGGAACAAACTTGGAAATTCCTAGATCAGAAAACGTCAACCGTTCATTCGAGAACTAGGGAAGGAGAGCCGCCAAGGCATTCTAGATCGAAACCGCGCAAAGCAACTGTTCCGTCGTTTCACGAGTTGCCCCCATCATCAAGAAGTTCCGATTCTCAAATCTCCGAGTCAAGTCAGTCTACTGTGGTGAACTCAATCGTATCCCTCAAGAGTGACCGAAGTTTTGAACTGGAGAGGCTCAATCTGCACGATACGGACAGTACAGAAGAGACGCAACAACCCACAAGAAAAAGCAAATCAAAGTGCTGCAATCATTGCAGCCTGAAGACAAAATCCGCACCTGTCGTTCACAAGAAAATCATTTCCGAAATAGGTGTTCAAACCAGCGAGTACCGCTCGCGATCCTCATCCTCCGTTGGAAGCCATGTTGTGGTCCCGCAGAGAGAACCCATCGCTTACGACATCTCACTGGAAAATCGCCCCAAACCACAGGAGCGCCCTCGGAATAAGACCACTCTCCAGGAAGCGCTGAAAACTAGAAGGCCCGACTTCCTGCACGACAGtgagcttcgacgcaaaactATTCAAGAAATCAGTGAAATGCGTCGAATGGGCATGCTGGATTCGAATTTCGCTCCCCATTTGTTCACTTATCAAGAACTGAGGAAACGCACAGAGGAACTTTATCGCCAGTTACCTGAATTTAGAAACCGGAACAAAGACCACCAGAGCAGGGAGACGATCGTCACCAATCGCATCAAAGCTTCCGTATTCCAGAAA aagCTGCAATCACGCGTGTTGCAGGGCCAACTCAATCTTCCCCATTCTACATGTTTGTAA
- the LOC124340923 gene encoding NHL repeat-containing protein 2-like produces MSFISTLTWSCIELQNFIEDPNVKEQEKKDLILKHLNSMEEGSSRDVFPEFESGWEWFNVKQGLSVSSDFKDQIVIVDFFTYCCINCMHILPDLHALEEKYPSDQSGVVVVGVHSAKFENEKVSANIMAAINRYGISHPVVNDSEAVLWKKLEITCWPTLLILGPDGKPVFVIIGEGHREVLFHYVESALSFYKNRITPRPLPLLLNGLEVFQSHLLFPGKICMVKSKSIEDSVSDCSKEESTYMAVSDTGHHRILIISLQGEIKVTIGGPAPGWNEGTFSTAQFRSPQGIAFLPPCHLYVADTGNHSIRLIDFSTKQVKTVAGTGLQGTDKEGGKLGIEQPLASPWDICLAHSSTSDLPDLLIIANAGTHQIWGLALQDFIWWKKIQVEAGRCLRLAGSGAEENRNNSYPAKAGFAQPSGLCCAALQSPSTDYLLFLADSESSSIRQVNLKDGSVKALVGGGKDPMDLFSYGDQDNRDNPKGAVLLQHPLAVAWNAANQLLYVADSYNHKIKTVDPLTKVCSTYVGNGKAGLADGSSEDEIQFNEPGGLCIDEEGGGILYVADTNNHCIRKVNLVSNVIETLKVFLKSSDDHSQVFNTLPDFEVSVVLPTRTSNSSWSVNFNCSDQQWKWSEDAPHSWKIRLSDGIEAAQNKGVINNGKMKIDFLRKSLEKHDTNHFLQVHAELFLCAKNTGVCKKKSVDILLNLTFNENSNGDSKIHHEFDVNAN; encoded by the exons atgtcTTTCATATCTACTTTGACATGGAGTTGTATCGAACTTCAAAATTTCATCGAGGATCCCAATgtgaaagaacaagaaaaaaaggatttgattttaaagcaCTTAAATTCAATGGAGGAAGGAAGCAGCAGAGATGTATTTCCTGAGTTTGAATCTG GTTGGGAATGGTTTAATGTCAAGCAAGGTTTATCTGTTAGCTCTGATTTCAAAGACCAAATTGTTATTGTTGATTTCTTCACCTATTGTTGCATTAACTGTATGCATATCCTCCCTGACTTGCATGCactagaagaaaaatatccAAGTGATCAATCAGGTGTTGTTGTG GTTGGTGTTCATAGTGCAAAGTTTGAgaatgaaaaagtttcagcAAATATCATGGCAGCAATTAACCGCTATGGCATCTCTCATCCAGTTGTGAATGACAGTGAAGCTGTCCTGTGGAAAAAATTGGAGATCACATGCTGGCCAACTTTGCTCATTCTTG GACCTGATGGAAAGCCAGTTTTTGTGATTATTGGAGAAGGCCATCGAGAAGTACTTTTTCACTACGTTGAAAGCGccttgtcattttacaaaaatcGAATTACTCCGCGGCCTCTTCCATTACTGCTCAATGGCCTAGAAGTATTTCAATCACATCTGCTATTCCCTGGGAAAATTTGCATGGTCAAGTCTAAAAGTATAGAAGATTCTGTGTCGGATTGTTCAAAAGAAGAATCGACATACATGGCTGTTTCTGATACTGGGCACCATCGCATTTTGATTATCTCACTTCAAGGTGAGATCAAG GTAACAATCGGTGGACCTGCACCAGGATGGAATGAAGGTACCTTCTCGACAGCCCAATTCCGTAGTCCGCAAGGTATTGCATTTTTGCCACCGTGCCATCTTTATGTTGCAGACACGGGAAATCACTCGATCCGTTTG ATTGATTTCAGTACTAAGCAAGTAAAAACTGTAGCTGGAACTGGTTTACAAGGCACGGACAAAGAAGGTGGAAAGCTCGGAATCGAACAACCATTAGCCTCTCCGTGGGATATTTGCCTGGCTCACTCTTCAACTTCAGATCTTCCAGATTTGTTGATCATAGCTAATGCAGGAACACATCAAATATGGGGTTTGGCTCTTCAGGATTTTATTTggtggaaaaaaattcaagttgaaGCGGGTCGATGTCTTCGTTTGGCTGGCTCCGGAGCTGAGGAAAACCGCAATAATAGCTATCCGGCCAAAGCTGGTTTCGCTCAACCATCCGGACTCTGCTGTGCTGCTTTACAGTCTCCATCTACCGACTACCTATTATTTCTTGCCGATAGTGAAAGTTCATCCATACGACAAGTTAATCTGAAAGACGGTTCGGTCAAAGCACTGGTTGGTGGTGGAAAGGATCCAATG GATTTGTTTTCCTACGGCGATCAAGACAATAGAGATAACCCAAAGGGCGCAGTCTTGCTTCAGCATCCTTTAGCTGTCGCCTGGAACGCAGCTAATCAATTGCTGTATGTGGCTGATTCATACAATCACAAAATCAAAACAGTTGATCCATTGACTAAAGTCTGTTCCACTTATGTGGGCAATGGAAAAGCGGGACTTGCCGATGGCTCTAGCGAAGACGAGATTCAa TTCAACGAACCTGGTGGTCTTTGCATTgatgaagaaggaggaggcaTATTGTACGTAGCGGACACAAATAACCATTGCATACGCAAGGTTAATTTGGTTAGCAATGTTATAGAAACT CTTAAAGTCTTCCTGAAATCCTCTGATGATCATAGTCAAGTTTTTAATACTCTACCGGATTTTGAGGTCTCGGTTGTTCTACCAACTAGAACTTCGAATTCTAGCTGGTCGGTAAACTTCAATTGTTCTGATCAGCAGTGGAAATGGTCGGAAGATGCCCCACACTCGTGGAAAATTAGACTAAGTG ACGGTATAGAAGCAGCCCAAAATAAGGGAGTGATAAACAACGGGAAAATGAAGATTGACTTTTTACGCAAATCACTCGAAAAACACGACACAAATCATTTTCTACAAGTTCATGCAGAACTCTTTCTCTGTGCCAAAAATACTGGTGTTTGTAAAAAGAAGTCGGTCGATATTCTACTCAATTTAACGTTCAACGAAAACTCAAATGGCGATTCAAAAATTCACCACGAATTTGATGTTAACGCAAATTAA